A part of uncultured Fibrobacter sp. genomic DNA contains:
- a CDS encoding DNA translocase FtsK: MATQKKTTSKKAGKSTKSSKNDDFQTSEQGFGAILGGWALVGFGSILMIGCICSAYSGVRENVLGPYLGKMFPDALAFVFGRVASLFVSSALVLWGAALVSVSRRTRFIRYAVGLTLLSIIISFLCSLRNYGETKVAKDLLIQGGGAFGQFFNQFVAVPIFGKASLLMPLSISLLGIALILVIAFGLRPRHFKFVVQTTAWLKSVFKKKEPIEGDVYEPVDTRRMPQVQTNMDLQGALPRGVYMDDNTVNIQPDGFKIRRKNKVTPFNGRNSWMDDEFSLNGTTDEVPNLPDEVLQTLTPRRAKEAELQADSTNNVVGGYNLDEDPEIRRLEDYLRQNGGKMNALEIVEVKDKIAALKRARDLIAWEKDHRGRMQVKGDVRREGSPVTGSMATRTVESAMPTGTMPAAKGVTQRGMTQVPADERTMMAGEPTRGNINAEDLLGGDGAADDETFVPEVYGADDVGEVPEMPDETLGASIGTVPNGTSTAGMKAAPIPQRDPTTVYDEYKVPAISDILEEHEPQTADYSEEELNAIGKMLEEKLENFKVKGRVIGCETGPMITRFEVEPGPGMKVSRFSALQEDLALPLRVSSVRILAPIPGKAAVGIEIPNRKFQTVYSLDVFQSEKFKPSPEKILVALGKDITGEAFTMDLAKAPHLLIAGQTGSGKSVCINALMASMLFSKTPDELRMILVDPKAVELKMYENIPHLLAPVITKPEIAIQALQWLCYEMDRRTEVLAAAKVRNIGGFNAKFEAGELPDEVPEEDRSHRMAFIVVIIDEMADLMMVAGKEIEKNVARLAAKARAVGIHLVLATQRPSVKVITGIIKANLPTRISFKVASQIDARTVMDHAGAEKLLGRGDMLYKAVNDPEPVRVHGAFLSDEEAEKLADACSDQNVFYPQVESFDVSDGEGDEDGEGGGKDLGKLDKLLYDVAVWAVECRGLSTSAVQRHFSVGFSRAGKIVDQLYSLGVCGPAKGNSKPRAMLLGIEEIQSMQRSGKFG, encoded by the coding sequence TTGGCTACTCAAAAGAAAACAACATCGAAAAAAGCTGGAAAATCGACGAAATCTTCTAAAAATGATGATTTCCAAACCTCAGAGCAGGGTTTTGGTGCCATTCTCGGTGGCTGGGCCTTGGTCGGGTTCGGCTCTATATTGATGATTGGCTGTATTTGTTCTGCCTATAGTGGCGTGCGTGAAAACGTTCTGGGCCCGTATCTGGGCAAGATGTTCCCCGATGCTTTGGCATTTGTGTTTGGCAGGGTCGCATCGCTGTTTGTGTCGTCGGCTCTGGTTTTGTGGGGTGCTGCCCTGGTATCCGTTTCGAGACGTACCCGTTTTATTCGCTATGCGGTGGGGCTTACCCTTTTGTCGATTATCATTTCGTTTCTTTGCTCGCTTAGAAACTATGGCGAAACAAAGGTTGCGAAAGACTTGCTGATTCAGGGCGGCGGTGCGTTCGGACAGTTCTTTAACCAGTTTGTGGCGGTCCCCATTTTTGGTAAGGCCTCTTTGTTGATGCCGCTGAGCATTTCGCTTTTGGGAATAGCCTTGATTTTGGTGATTGCGTTTGGCCTTCGTCCGAGACATTTCAAGTTTGTGGTGCAGACGACTGCCTGGCTTAAGTCGGTGTTCAAGAAAAAGGAACCGATTGAAGGGGATGTCTATGAACCGGTAGATACCCGCCGTATGCCCCAAGTGCAGACGAATATGGACCTGCAGGGTGCGCTTCCGCGCGGTGTGTACATGGATGACAACACCGTGAATATTCAACCGGATGGCTTCAAGATTCGTCGAAAGAATAAGGTGACGCCGTTCAATGGTCGCAATAGCTGGATGGATGATGAATTCAGCTTGAACGGAACGACGGACGAAGTGCCGAACCTTCCGGATGAAGTTTTGCAGACGCTGACGCCTCGCCGTGCGAAAGAGGCTGAACTGCAGGCTGATTCTACGAATAATGTGGTCGGCGGATACAATCTGGACGAAGATCCTGAAATTCGCAGACTCGAAGATTACTTGCGCCAGAATGGCGGCAAGATGAACGCCCTTGAAATTGTGGAAGTCAAGGACAAGATTGCTGCCCTCAAGCGTGCCCGCGACTTGATCGCTTGGGAAAAGGATCACCGCGGCCGTATGCAGGTCAAGGGCGACGTGCGCCGCGAAGGTTCTCCGGTAACGGGCTCTATGGCGACGCGTACGGTAGAAAGTGCTATGCCGACGGGAACGATGCCTGCCGCAAAGGGTGTAACGCAAAGAGGCATGACGCAGGTTCCTGCAGACGAACGCACGATGATGGCGGGCGAGCCGACTCGTGGAAATATCAATGCCGAAGACTTGCTCGGCGGTGATGGTGCGGCAGACGATGAAACGTTTGTGCCCGAAGTTTACGGCGCCGACGATGTGGGCGAAGTTCCTGAAATGCCGGATGAAACGCTGGGTGCCTCGATTGGAACGGTGCCGAACGGTACATCGACTGCGGGTATGAAGGCTGCCCCGATTCCGCAGCGCGACCCGACGACGGTTTACGATGAATACAAGGTGCCTGCTATTAGCGATATCCTGGAAGAACATGAACCGCAGACGGCCGACTACAGCGAAGAAGAATTGAACGCCATCGGCAAGATGCTCGAAGAAAAGCTTGAAAACTTCAAGGTGAAGGGCCGCGTAATCGGTTGCGAAACGGGCCCCATGATTACCCGTTTTGAAGTGGAACCGGGCCCGGGCATGAAGGTGAGCCGATTCTCTGCTCTGCAAGAAGACTTGGCGCTTCCGCTTCGTGTTTCGTCGGTGCGCATTCTGGCCCCGATTCCGGGCAAGGCTGCAGTCGGTATCGAAATTCCGAACCGCAAATTCCAGACGGTGTACAGCCTCGATGTATTCCAGAGCGAAAAGTTCAAGCCGTCGCCCGAAAAGATTCTGGTGGCTCTCGGTAAAGACATTACCGGCGAAGCATTCACCATGGACTTGGCCAAGGCTCCGCACTTGCTGATTGCCGGTCAGACGGGTTCCGGTAAGTCTGTCTGCATTAACGCCCTCATGGCGTCTATGCTCTTTAGTAAGACTCCTGACGAACTCCGCATGATTCTGGTGGACCCGAAGGCGGTGGAACTCAAGATGTACGAAAACATCCCGCATCTGCTGGCCCCGGTGATTACCAAGCCCGAAATTGCTATTCAGGCGTTACAGTGGCTGTGTTACGAAATGGACCGCCGTACTGAAGTCTTGGCGGCGGCGAAGGTGCGTAATATTGGTGGCTTTAACGCCAAGTTCGAAGCGGGCGAGTTGCCCGATGAAGTGCCCGAAGAAGACCGCAGCCATCGCATGGCATTCATCGTGGTGATTATCGATGAAATGGCTGACCTCATGATGGTGGCCGGAAAGGAAATTGAAAAGAACGTGGCGCGCCTTGCTGCAAAGGCTCGTGCCGTGGGCATTCACCTTGTGCTTGCAACGCAGCGCCCCTCTGTGAAGGTGATTACAGGTATCATCAAGGCGAACTTGCCGACGCGTATCAGCTTCAAGGTGGCATCGCAGATTGACGCCCGCACGGTCATGGACCATGCCGGCGCCGAAAAGCTCCTGGGCCGCGGCGACATGCTTTATAAGGCCGTGAACGACCCTGAACCGGTGCGCGTCCATGGCGCCTTCTTGAGCGACGAAGAAGCGGAAAAGCTTGCCGATGCCTGCTCCGACCAGAACGTATTCTATCCGCAGGTGGAATCGTTCGACGTTAGCGACGGCGAAGGCGACGAAGACGGCGAGGGCGGAGGCAAGGACTTGGGCAAGCTTGACAAACTGCTCTACGATGTGGCCGTCTGGGCGGTGGAATGCCGCGGGCTTTCGACCTCGGCGGTGCAGCGCCACTTTAGCGTGGGATTCAGCCGAGCCGGTAAAATTGTGGACCAACTTTACAGCCTCGGCGTGTGTGGCCCTGCCAAGGGTAACTCGAAACCCCGCGCCATGCTGCTTGGCATCGAAGAAATCCAGAGCATGCAGCGCTCCGGAAAATTCGGGTAA
- a CDS encoding MATE family efflux transporter, giving the protein MSKTFLSKKFLSLLVSGTVYMIVVPILLLSDSVIAGLVLGETSVAGISLVTPAYSLAAFFGGILSIGVPILYNRAMGEFDQAKATQYFRVGLTAAVSIGVLLFLAFTLLGDTYLHFFEATPAVFEQAKQYFFWYKLTILILPLFLLMCEAVFSDGDDTISTIAGIVQLVVNIALSIVLAKSMGIEGIALGSFIGTALALLVTSLHLFKKGNSLKIGFHFSIAKIFHIAKYSTIDASTYLFFACFAVIVEKYITFAFGSEMLIIASVIFFAKEFQIIFDGIGEAITPLINIYLGEESYRGIKNCYKLAQKAAVVEGVLMTVIIAAAAPLIVKIYGIENPEIAEEAINGARIIALGLTGTSLLYLLSSYYLLIDKIFLGALLCGLRDVIVAAPLLFILGEKFGIYGFFIGIALSSIFAYIVSTLFIRTKYGKENYPLLLADKEKRLNYRFYELKLEPELIIDVQKQIERYLQENGINKKIIAKVKLLIEELFMLVFEKNGNTATYAECSVFIREDGIQIITKDDGVLFDLSSDDVIAGSITEFMVSGYMEKMKNNKMYLTTMSYNRNTFKVKFEA; this is encoded by the coding sequence ATGAGCAAGACTTTTCTGTCTAAAAAATTTCTTTCGCTACTGGTTTCGGGAACAGTCTACATGATTGTCGTTCCAATCTTGTTGCTGTCGGATTCCGTGATTGCAGGCCTTGTATTAGGAGAAACGAGTGTCGCCGGCATCAGCCTTGTAACCCCCGCATATTCCCTAGCCGCCTTTTTTGGCGGAATCCTTTCGATTGGCGTTCCCATCTTGTACAACCGCGCCATGGGAGAATTCGATCAAGCGAAAGCAACCCAGTATTTCAGGGTCGGATTGACCGCTGCTGTTAGCATAGGCGTACTCTTGTTCTTAGCCTTTACGCTGTTGGGCGATACCTATCTCCATTTTTTCGAAGCGACCCCCGCTGTTTTTGAACAGGCCAAGCAGTATTTCTTTTGGTACAAGCTAACCATTCTGATTTTGCCTTTATTCCTACTGATGTGCGAAGCCGTATTTTCAGATGGAGACGACACGATTAGCACAATCGCAGGCATCGTACAGCTAGTTGTCAACATAGCCCTCTCCATCGTCCTAGCAAAATCCATGGGCATCGAAGGAATCGCCCTGGGTTCGTTTATCGGTACCGCACTTGCACTTTTAGTGACTAGTCTCCACTTATTCAAGAAAGGAAACTCGCTAAAAATCGGATTCCATTTTTCAATTGCAAAAATTTTTCACATAGCGAAATACAGTACGATCGATGCGAGTACCTATCTATTTTTCGCCTGCTTTGCAGTGATTGTCGAAAAATACATCACATTCGCATTCGGTTCTGAAATGCTGATTATTGCCTCCGTTATTTTCTTTGCAAAAGAGTTTCAGATTATTTTTGACGGCATCGGAGAGGCCATTACACCCCTCATCAACATCTATCTAGGCGAAGAATCCTACCGCGGCATTAAAAATTGCTACAAGCTTGCGCAGAAAGCGGCTGTTGTCGAAGGGGTTTTAATGACCGTCATCATAGCGGCAGCGGCTCCACTCATCGTAAAAATTTATGGCATTGAGAATCCAGAAATCGCCGAGGAGGCCATCAACGGGGCACGCATTATTGCACTTGGGCTCACCGGAACCAGTCTTCTCTACTTGCTCTCTTCGTATTATCTGCTCATCGACAAGATTTTTCTTGGGGCACTTCTCTGCGGATTACGCGACGTGATTGTCGCCGCCCCCCTCCTATTCATTCTCGGCGAAAAATTTGGAATTTACGGTTTCTTTATCGGGATAGCCCTTTCGAGTATTTTCGCCTACATCGTCTCGACACTATTTATCCGCACCAAATACGGCAAAGAAAACTACCCGTTGCTACTTGCAGATAAAGAAAAACGACTGAACTACCGCTTCTACGAACTCAAGCTGGAGCCGGAATTGATTATTGATGTTCAAAAGCAGATAGAGCGATACCTTCAGGAAAATGGCATCAACAAAAAAATCATAGCCAAAGTCAAATTGCTCATTGAAGAACTTTTTATGCTTGTTTTTGAGAAAAACGGGAACACGGCAACCTATGCGGAATGTTCCGTCTTTATTCGAGAAGATGGAATCCAGATTATCACTAAAGACGATGGAGTTTTATTCGACTTATCAAGCGACGATGTAATCGCAGGTTCCATTACCGAGTTCATGGTTTCGGGTTACATGGAAAAAATGAAAAATAACAAAATGTACCTAACAACCATGAGTTACAACCGTAACACATTCAAGGTAAAATTCGAGGCATAA
- a CDS encoding PP2C family protein-serine/threonine phosphatase, which yields MTYEEIADTLFVEISVFTTLLTAFMLYNNIVLYKMSFKDKLSIMLISATVLSAFDGIWHFVDGNLTYKILNYACAYIFAIAMMLGTSMFTRFSLNQFGLKMSSKKLHYALFIAPTVLTVILCLTTPWTGLVYSIDEHGEIQYGIIFDYCLVPIAFMYAGSPLLQSFYYLIRRRKSNAEKKFYGQCILITSFLIAGIEFIQLFILELDENYLETSLSSAIALTFFTTNVNTNRFVKNREKIVAVETDLNLAANIQTGSLPSAEGALVNHPDVNIYATMDTAKEVGGDFYDFFEIDGTHIAFVIADISGKGVPAALFSMTVKTMIKDHASMKLSTAQISTDVNRILCENNPEEMFATAWIGILDTTTRIMKFTNAGHNAPCFARKGENFEFLKNKHGLFLAGMDDTQYKESEIQLQDGDSLLIYTDGLTEAHNGSGELYGEERLLKKLNSADVRGGKAFLTQIKEDLQAFVGNAEQFDDITMLSISLR from the coding sequence ATGACCTATGAAGAAATTGCAGATACCCTGTTTGTAGAAATATCCGTTTTCACGACCTTGCTAACCGCATTCATGTTGTACAACAACATCGTATTGTACAAGATGAGTTTCAAGGACAAACTTTCCATTATGCTTATATCGGCAACGGTCTTATCCGCCTTTGACGGAATATGGCATTTTGTAGATGGGAATCTTACATACAAAATTCTTAATTATGCCTGTGCCTATATTTTTGCAATTGCAATGATGCTTGGAACATCGATGTTTACGCGATTCTCGTTGAATCAATTTGGACTCAAGATGAGTTCAAAAAAATTGCACTACGCGCTATTTATCGCACCCACCGTTCTTACCGTTATTTTATGCCTAACGACACCTTGGACCGGTCTAGTATACTCCATCGACGAACATGGGGAAATACAATATGGCATCATCTTTGATTATTGCTTGGTACCGATTGCGTTCATGTACGCAGGTTCACCATTGTTGCAGTCCTTCTATTACTTAATCCGACGGCGAAAATCAAATGCAGAAAAGAAATTCTATGGTCAATGTATTTTGATAACCTCCTTTTTGATTGCAGGAATTGAGTTTATTCAGCTATTCATCTTGGAACTTGATGAAAATTATCTAGAAACCAGTCTTTCATCCGCCATCGCGCTCACCTTCTTTACAACAAACGTGAACACGAATAGATTCGTCAAGAATCGCGAGAAAATAGTGGCCGTCGAAACCGACCTGAACCTCGCCGCAAACATTCAAACAGGTTCTCTTCCTTCCGCAGAGGGCGCTCTTGTCAACCACCCCGACGTAAACATCTACGCAACCATGGATACTGCCAAGGAGGTCGGCGGAGATTTTTACGATTTCTTTGAAATCGACGGCACGCATATTGCATTTGTCATCGCCGATATTTCGGGCAAAGGTGTTCCCGCGGCCCTCTTCTCGATGACCGTAAAGACGATGATCAAAGACCATGCTTCGATGAAACTGTCCACGGCTCAGATCTCTACCGATGTCAACCGAATCCTGTGTGAAAACAACCCCGAAGAAATGTTTGCCACAGCATGGATTGGCATTCTAGACACCACGACACGCATCATGAAATTCACAAATGCAGGCCACAACGCCCCCTGTTTTGCAAGAAAGGGCGAAAATTTTGAATTTTTGAAGAACAAGCATGGGTTATTCCTTGCAGGCATGGACGATACACAGTACAAGGAATCCGAGATTCAATTACAGGATGGCGACAGCCTTTTAATCTATACCGACGGATTAACCGAAGCGCACAATGGCTCAGGGGAACTTTATGGCGAAGAGAGACTGCTGAAAAAACTCAATTCGGCCGATGTCCGTGGCGGCAAAGCATTCTTGACTCAGATCAAGGAAGACCTGCAAGCTTTTGTGGGAAATGCCGAACAATTCGACGACATTACCATGTTGTCCATTTCTCTCAGGTAG